One window from the genome of Paenibacillus azoreducens encodes:
- a CDS encoding DUF7408 domain-containing protein: MNERGVETLSLRNKDLKRIRLPIGILALLMLFQLGLAAGIVHADNKPSIEMTSQVGYNRMIKEGAWNPLKLTLTSNQDLSGDIVVQVMEDRNGNSPISYVQHVELPKDTVKEVLLTIPGQPYNKRNNTVIFYEGSVEKGKQIPFSNGDGYIQGATFNSANVAVLSDDPDAMNFLALLQSGNSKVSVMHMKQQDIPDNPMLLDGIDVLVLTRFASDTLTPQQVKAIEEWVKTGGHLVLGGGATYPKTAGPFSDISPVKYKGTFSTSSLPELEKLGAYKQGSEKGGAAKLNLGGEVTLSDAELVKEAKLLYAAGGKPLFASRQVENGKVLYAAYDVTQEPIASWPGHPSVWSSLLSSELQKSNWNAMRGNYNPMLNLSYILNFFPSLKMPSFQALAWLILIYAIVVAPLLYWILKKADKREWAWWMIPTIAVIASGTVYFIGAADKTKEMSHTLNVVELDGSGQGKMKSATAFFSPGSGNYHLEFPANSYVSVQREGGSFSGSNNSRSLVEMGSKETGVKLLDMAQWSLAKLWVEQRSQMEALGKFDVSLFINDKGTIDGSVVNSTSKKLDHAGLVVGGKLYPLGSLDQGKSVSLASVTTAKSFANGNLSFALFQGVSGNGQDPFVRERGMIDNYMMASSWSAKDAYVLGFSKDKLFNYLNDGHEIDSNQLNLWVQPVNISWIQKGKLNIPFGFVSPTITQSSGSWYVEPNGISHIEQGYIMFDYDAPDMKKMTGGTMKLQTKNPGKQTEYSIFNYQKQDWEPIVWGTSKQWSTANPNEKYASQGHIRIKLSAKEATDLVLPELAVEGAVKP, from the coding sequence ATGAATGAGAGAGGGGTAGAAACTTTGTCTTTGCGGAATAAGGATTTGAAGCGGATAAGGCTTCCGATCGGGATTCTGGCGTTACTGATGCTGTTTCAGCTTGGGCTGGCTGCGGGTATCGTCCATGCCGACAATAAGCCGTCCATTGAGATGACAAGCCAAGTGGGCTACAACAGGATGATCAAGGAGGGTGCCTGGAATCCGCTGAAGTTAACCTTAACCAGCAATCAGGACCTGTCTGGAGATATCGTTGTCCAAGTGATGGAGGACCGGAACGGCAACAGTCCGATCTCATACGTCCAGCATGTGGAACTTCCGAAGGATACGGTCAAGGAAGTACTGCTGACCATTCCAGGGCAGCCCTATAACAAAAGGAATAATACCGTAATTTTTTATGAGGGTTCTGTTGAAAAAGGAAAGCAGATTCCGTTTTCCAACGGAGATGGCTATATTCAGGGGGCGACCTTTAACTCAGCAAATGTAGCCGTTCTGTCGGACGATCCTGATGCGATGAACTTTTTGGCGCTGTTGCAAAGCGGAAATTCGAAAGTCAGCGTCATGCATATGAAACAGCAGGACATTCCCGACAATCCGATGCTGCTGGATGGCATCGATGTGCTCGTGTTGACCCGCTTTGCATCCGATACGCTGACTCCACAGCAGGTCAAGGCGATTGAGGAGTGGGTCAAAACCGGGGGGCATCTGGTCTTAGGCGGAGGGGCTACTTATCCGAAAACGGCAGGTCCTTTCTCGGACATATCTCCGGTTAAATATAAGGGAACTTTTAGTACGTCCTCCCTGCCTGAACTTGAAAAGCTTGGAGCTTACAAGCAAGGGAGCGAAAAAGGCGGAGCGGCAAAGCTGAATCTGGGCGGGGAAGTGACGTTATCCGACGCCGAACTTGTCAAAGAGGCCAAGCTGCTGTATGCGGCCGGCGGCAAACCTCTGTTTGCAAGCCGTCAGGTTGAAAACGGCAAGGTGCTTTACGCGGCCTATGACGTTACTCAGGAGCCGATTGCTTCCTGGCCGGGGCATCCTTCCGTCTGGTCTTCGCTGCTGAGCAGCGAATTGCAGAAGAGTAATTGGAATGCCATGCGCGGAAATTACAATCCGATGCTGAATCTAAGTTATATCCTGAACTTCTTCCCTTCGCTCAAAATGCCTTCATTTCAGGCGCTTGCCTGGCTGATCCTGATTTACGCCATTGTCGTGGCGCCGCTGCTGTACTGGATTTTGAAAAAGGCGGACAAGCGTGAATGGGCCTGGTGGATGATTCCGACGATCGCGGTCATTGCCAGCGGCACGGTGTATTTTATCGGAGCAGCGGATAAAACCAAGGAGATGTCCCATACGCTGAACGTGGTGGAACTGGATGGAAGCGGCCAAGGCAAAATGAAAAGCGCAACGGCGTTTTTCTCGCCGGGAAGCGGTAATTATCATTTGGAGTTCCCTGCCAACTCTTATGTTTCCGTTCAGCGGGAGGGCGGAAGTTTTTCGGGTTCCAATAACAGCCGTAGTCTGGTCGAAATGGGAAGCAAAGAGACGGGCGTTAAGCTTCTGGACATGGCGCAGTGGTCTCTGGCCAAGCTTTGGGTAGAACAGCGTTCGCAAATGGAGGCATTGGGCAAATTTGATGTCAGCCTGTTTATCAATGATAAAGGAACCATTGATGGCAGCGTGGTCAACTCGACATCCAAAAAGCTGGATCACGCCGGCTTGGTTGTAGGCGGCAAACTGTATCCGCTTGGAAGTTTGGATCAAGGAAAGAGCGTTTCGCTGGCGTCGGTCACAACCGCAAAATCATTTGCAAACGGCAACCTGTCATTTGCGCTGTTCCAGGGGGTTTCAGGGAACGGGCAAGATCCTTTTGTCCGCGAGAGGGGCATGATCGACAATTATATGATGGCTTCGTCCTGGTCTGCCAAGGATGCTTACGTATTGGGGTTCAGCAAGGACAAGCTGTTCAACTATCTCAATGATGGTCATGAAATCGATAGCAACCAGCTCAATTTATGGGTTCAACCCGTAAACATCAGCTGGATTCAGAAAGGCAAGCTGAACATTCCATTCGGATTCGTTTCGCCGACGATCACTCAATCCTCGGGCAGCTGGTATGTAGAGCCAAATGGCATCAGCCATATCGAGCAGGGTTACATTATGTTCGATTATGATGCCCCCGACATGAAAAAAATGACGGGCGGAACGATGAAGCTTCAAACTAAAAATCCGGGCAAACAAACGGAATATTCTATCTTTAATTATCAGAAGCAGGATTGGGAGCCTATTGTGTGGGGTACATCCAAGCAGTGGAGCACTGCGAACCCGAATGAGAAATATGCCTCGCAGGGACATATCCGCATCAAGTTATCTGCCAAGGAAGCAACGGACCTGGTGCTGCCTGAGCTTGCAGTAGAGGGGGCGGTGAAGCCATGA
- the purU gene encoding formyltetrahydrofolate deformylase, translating into MELHVKQNASSNVSQTHPNRARMLISCPDGPGIVAAVSHFLHQHGANIVQSDQYTMDPEGGMFFMRVEFDLAELDHKLPELEKQFAPVAEKFSMEWEIYQVSRKKKLAIFVSKEDHCLVELLWQWQAGDLDAEISMVVSNHPDMKEYVESFGIPYHHIPVTADTKKEAEQRQLEVIGDDIDVIVLARYMQIISPTFIEHYRNRIINIHHSFLPAFVGGKPYAQAYDRGVKIIGATAHYVTEVLDGGPIIEQDVQRVSHRDDVSELKRIGRTIERVVLARAVKWHTEDRILVHENKTVVFNG; encoded by the coding sequence ATGGAACTACATGTCAAACAAAATGCATCATCAAATGTATCGCAAACCCATCCTAACCGTGCGCGCATGTTGATTTCCTGTCCGGACGGACCGGGGATCGTTGCTGCCGTATCGCATTTTCTTCATCAGCATGGAGCGAATATCGTTCAATCCGACCAATATACGATGGATCCGGAAGGCGGCATGTTTTTCATGAGAGTGGAGTTCGATCTGGCAGAGCTTGACCATAAGCTGCCCGAACTCGAAAAGCAGTTTGCTCCCGTAGCGGAGAAGTTTAGTATGGAGTGGGAAATCTATCAAGTCAGCCGCAAGAAAAAACTAGCCATTTTCGTCTCCAAAGAGGATCATTGTCTGGTTGAGCTGCTGTGGCAGTGGCAGGCCGGGGATCTTGACGCCGAAATTTCGATGGTTGTCAGCAATCACCCGGATATGAAGGAATATGTGGAGTCGTTTGGCATTCCTTATCATCATATCCCGGTAACGGCCGACACGAAAAAAGAAGCCGAGCAGCGTCAGCTGGAAGTCATCGGCGACGATATCGACGTGATTGTTTTGGCACGCTACATGCAGATTATTTCTCCGACCTTTATTGAGCATTACCGGAACCGGATCATCAATATCCATCATTCCTTCCTTCCGGCCTTTGTCGGGGGCAAACCTTATGCCCAAGCCTACGATCGCGGCGTAAAAATTATCGGGGCAACGGCTCATTATGTCACCGAAGTGCTGGACGGGGGCCCGATCATCGAGCAGGACGTGCAGCGCGTAAGCCACCGCGATGATGTCAGCGAATTGAAGCGGATCGGCCGCACCATCGAGCGCGTCGTATTGGCGAGAGCCGTCAAATGGCATACCGAGGACCGGATTTTGGTGCATGAAAATAAAACCGTCGTATTTAACGGATAA